The genomic DNA TTGGTAATTTAGTTAACCCATCAAGCAAGCTTTTGAACCTTTGTTCATTCAAACGCTGCTTGTAAGTGGTCAGTTTAGATTCTAAATGACCAATTCGACTATTTATGTCGTTGAAACTGGCTAATAAGTTTTCACGCTCGGTATGCTCAAGCTTTTCTTTTGCAATTAAGTCGTCACTTAGCGATTTTAGCTCTTCTTCTACCAGCTCTTTCAGCGCTGAAATAGATGTCGCATCTTGTGTTTTTTTATGCAAATTCTTAATTTTACTTTCTATTTGTTTATTGAGCGTTTCATATTCAGCACTGAGTGATTCTGAATGCTTACTGGTTGATACAATCGAGTGATGTAGGTCTTCGATTGTTTGGTTTAATGAGATTAAAAAGCTTTGCGCAGATTGGCGCTCTTTGCTCATATTACGTGTAATGATAGTGATAATATCGATTGCTGTATCTAGCAGGTCATCGACACTGTCATTGTAGGTAATTTTATTTTTTATACTCTTTATTTGTTCTGCACTTTCATCTTCTAGCACAAGGTCATTGGCAAGTAGCATTAACTGTTTGGCAAGTTCTGGCTTTATGAGTGCTTCAGCTTCATTTGCTGCGGAGAGTTTCGCTTGCAATGCTTGATGGTAGATTACAATCAACTTTGAAAGTAATGGAACAAAGTCATGATTTGACTGGATATTATTTAATTCATGATCAAGCAGATGACGAAGTGTTCTGCGCGCATCGTCTGGTAAACCTTTTACTTTTTGAAGTTGCTTACCGGCATCAAGAACAGTGTCATTCAACTCGCGTTGTAGCGCCATTTGTTTCGTTTCTTGGTTTTTTAACAGCCCAAGAATATCGTTAATAAAGGGCTCTAGTAGCTGAAAGTCTACTCCTTTTCTTAATGCATTACGGTATTTTGCAAGACGGTTGTCTAGTTCAATGTCTAGCCCTTTACAGCTGAGCGATAATTTCGCCGCAAACTGTGAGAGCAATTCAACTTGATGCTTACGAGCGTCTTCGACGACCATGCGTGCGTCGATCGCTTGTTTTAACTTTTTATTAAGGACATCATGCTGCTGTTGCACCGAGTAATACCGCCATTAAGATTCAAATTTCAATACCCTAAGTTTACAACAAATTAATGCGAAATGTAGGCGCGAAGTCAAAAACTTAGCGAATTTGTTTATCAAGCTTATTGCATTGGGGCTTTATCGGTTTTTAATTCACATTTTTTTACTCAGTTGGTAGGCTAGCTTGTAATTTTGATACTAAGAAAAAAGAGTTGTTATGAAAAAGTTGTTGGCCATGTCAATATTAGCGGCGTGCTCAAGCAGTACATTTGCTGATGTTAATTATTCACTGTCTATTACTGAACCTGAACACCATTTAGGTAATGTGAGTGTTGAGTTTCCTGAAACTGCGCAAGCACATTTAGATATTAAACTTCCCGCTTGGCGTACAGGTCGTTACGAAATTTTAAATCTTGCCAATGGCGTACGCTTTTTCGAAGCAAAAGATGATGACGGTAAGGCATTAAAGTGGGAGAAAATTGACCACAGCACTTGGCGTGTTCACCTAAACGAGCCAACGCAAGTAAATGTTGATTACCAAGTATATGCCAATGAGCTTGGTAAGCGTGCTCGTCACATTGATGATAGCCATGCCTTTATTGATGCCTCGGGCTTTTTTATGTTCAGTGAATCATTTCGCCAAGACCCTGTTACTGTAAATCTAAACGTACCAAAAGCGTGGCGTTCAGTGTCAGGTATGGAAAATGCGGGTTCTAAACATAGCTTCAAAGCCGCTGATTACGATATCTTAGTCGATTCACCAATCGAAAGTGGCATCAATGAGCTACATAAGTTCACCGTTGATGGCCGTGAATACGAACTCGTTATTTGGGGTGATGGCAACTACAACGTAGAGCAAATGCTAACCGACCTTAAAAAGCTAGTGGCAACCGGCAATGTAATTTGGGATAGCTATCCGTATGAACGTTATGTATTTATGGTACATGCCACATCAGGTGCAGGCGGGGCAACAGAGCATTTAAACTCAACCATTATCCAGCGTCCACGTGACCGTTTTGGTTCTCGTAAAGATTACCTCGCGTTTATTAGCACTGCTGCCCACGAATTTATTCATACGTGGAATGTTAAAGCGTATCGTCCAAAGGGGATTGCCCCTTACGATTACACAAATATTAACTACACGAAAACGTTGTGGATAGCAGAAGGCTCAACCAGCTACTTTGAAGATCACTTAATGGTGCGCTCGGGTATTGAAACAACCGATGAGTTTTTTGGTACGTTAACGAAAACAATTAATCGTCACTTACAAACACCGGGTCGCGAAGTCCAAAGCGCAACCGAAACCAGTTTTGATAAGTGGATCAACCAAGGCGGCGATCACGCTCGCAACTACAGCACTAATATCTATCTAGAAGGGTCATTGATTTCAATGGCGCTTGATATTGATTTACTTGAAAAAAGCGATGGCAAAATTAGCTACCGCGATGTTCACCGTGCACTTTACAACAAGCACCGTTTACCAGATGGTTTTACGCCAGATGATGTTAAAGCGATTTTAAAAGAGCTAACAGGTCGTGATTATAGCGCTTGGTGGCAAGCGAATGTGGATGAGCCAGCTGCTATCGACTTCGATGCATTACTTGAAAAAGTAGGCTTAGGTTTAATTCGCCCAGAAGGGGCAAAATCAGTACCGAGTATTGATTCGTTTGCTAAAAACAGTGGTGAGTTACTTACATTGACTCACGTTCGCCGTGGTGGTGCTGCTTGGCAAGCGGGTTTAACGACAGATGACAAAATTGTTGCATTCAACAAAAAGCATGTTGGTAAAGATTTAACAGCTAGCCTTGAAACATTTAAAGCAGGCGACACTGTGACTGTTGATTTCATTAGACGTGATGCCCTGCAAAGCACGACACTGACACTGAGTGAAGACTTTGATAAAGAGAAAAAGGTAAAAGCATTAAAAGATGCAACACCCGCTCAAATGGCATTGTTTAAAGCATGGATGGGTGTTGACCACCCAAACCAAGAAAAATAACAGCCAATCTAATGTTTAATGATTTTTGACTGGTAAGAGAGGAGCTGCGGCTCCTTTCTTTTTGTTTGGAGTTTGCTGCGCTTTCACAAACTGCTTAGTGTACTTTGTGTTTAATAATGCGCTGTGAAGTTGCTGCTTTTTACGTCGCCAAAATGATTTTTTAACCTTGTTTGATCTATCCCTAATATCGCTTTGTGAATTTTCAGGTTGCGATACTGGGTAGGGCAGCAAAGAGTAACCATAAACGCCCGTTTCCCAAACATGTTGTAAATCGCAGTCAACGGGGCGGCCAAATGTGGCAGTGGCTCTTAACAGCGCTTTTGCGCCTGCCAAGCTAACAGCTGTTGCACAACAGCCAGACATCAGCTTTTTGTGAATGACTAAATGCTGCTCATCAGAAAGGGGTTTGGTAAAAGCAATGCCACGCTGACGGGCTTTATAAGCCGCCAATTTTATTAGCTGCCAAGGCTGCTTTAACGTATTAATGTTTTCAATTGCACTGTGAATAGAGCGGTCGAGAACAAAGTCATCTTCTAAAATAATAGCGTAGTCGAGTTGTCTATCAACTATTGTTTGCCACGCTTTTCGGTGGCTCAGGTAACAACCAATTTCACCTTTACTTAACGGCTTGTGGTATTTTTTTAGATTTAAATCAGCACTGTAATGCTGAGCAATCGCTGATTCAGACAGTTCCCTACCATCAACTGCATGAATGCGCTCAAAGGGTAAGTTTTGTGCCTTTAGCTCTTGGCTTACATGATTTAGCCGCTCAGTTGAGCTTGCTAAATTAATTACAAAAATAGCAGTCATGATAATTACCTAATTAGCCGTTTTAAGCAGGCTAGCAATCGTCAATGACGCTTGAGTGTCAGTACTATTTATTTTTTATGTCAGGGCGAGGGGTATTTAAAATTGTTTGCTTTTCTTGCTCGGATAAAATGATCCAATCAAAAATTTCATCATTGCTGCGACCACAGCCTGTGCAATAGCCTTTAAGGCGATGGCACTGACCTACACAGTCTGTTTTAAATTGGCTATTTTCTTTATGGGAATTTGTCATAGTGTTCTGAAGGCTAATTATCTTAGCCTTCAATAAATCAGCTATTTACCTTCAACTGGTTTACCAATCTCGAGCGTTGTAGACCATTGTTTTTTACGTGAAAGGGTTTTACCTGTATGAATTGAGATAACAGGATTGTTTTCGTCAAGCACAAAAGTTGTGCGCAACGATTCTGCGGACTCTTTTTGTGTTTGATGCCAATTGTTATCTGCTAAACATGCTTGAGTAAAGTTAACTGCACGAGTGTGATCGGCGACAGCTTGTTGTTGTTGCTCATAACTACCTACGCAGCGGTAGGTAACATTGTCTTTATCAAGCGCGGTAATTTGGCAGTTATCACTAATTAGATTGTATTTTGCTGTCCATGTTTCCATGTACTTAGTATTTACACGGCTACGTTTTAAGCCTTCAAAGCGGTTATCATAAGCACCCAATAGGGCGTTAATTTTCTCGCAAGGGGTTAAGTTATCAATGGCAGCTTGTTGCTCAGTTGTCAGTCCCGTACATCCTGTTAAAACAAGGCTAGTTAGTAAAGCGGCGAGTGGCTTTTTCATATCAGGCTATCCTTTTAAATAGCAGTTCCTTAAACGTTTTATAAAGGATACCTAAGCCCTTGTAAAAATGCTATGAAAGACATAAAAATATTAATTTTGAATTAATTAGGCTTGATCTAATGCACAGATATTTACTTTTTCACAGACGTGTATAAAATCTCCTCGTATTGCAGGATGCAAACTTTCGCAAACAAAAGGAATTAGATGAAGTACTTATATACCCTCACGATACTGATCCAAACTTTCGCAGTTGTCATTTTATATCAAGATCCTAATTATCAGACATTAGCACTGATTTTTGCTCCAGCCATCCTGTTATCTTTATTTGGCGGCTTGTATTTTATTTTAAAAAATAAATGGTTAGCTTACATAGGAATGCTAGGTTGTGTTGTTTTTGTGCCTATTGGCGCGCTCGGAGTTTTTGCTTTGAGAAGTGAAATGGATAAGGAAATCAAACGTCATTTTTTAAGGAGTTTACATAATGAGTGAATATGATGCTACAGTCGAGCCGTTTGAAACATTTGATATCGCTGATAAACATAAAAACATTTTGTTATATATGGGCATTGCCTCACTGGTAATAGGGTTGCTTTTTATGCCGCATTTAATCGGCATGGGAGTTTTTATGATAGCCATATTCTTCTTTCATAGTAGGTTAGAGGCAGTGAGGTTTTATAAAGACTACTCTGAGGTCAAGTTAGCTATTGCAAGACCAAGGTGGTTTATCAAAAACAAAGATATAAACTCCGTTGAAGTAATAAAAGACTTTTTGCACTTAGAAGTTGCTACAAAGGAAAAAACAATCACTCGTAAGATCCCGCTGAAAATATTCGCTGAGGATGACCGAAAAAAGATAGTTAGCCACTATAAAAAATTGGCGGGGTAGAATAAATAGTAAGCGCGGTGCTGCAAATTAGCACCGCCTTTAAACTAGTAATACTATGCTTACATCTTTGTTTTACCAGCAATGTTGGTTACTTTTACTGAGCCAGAACCATCAGTTAGTAACTCAAAGTTTGCTGCGGTATCAACGCGAATGCTGCCCGAACCATCTGAAACGACAACATCACCCGAAATATCATTTAAGTCGATACCGCCTGAGCCATCGTGCACTTCAATATTACCCTGTGCGTCGGCAACATCAATATTACCTGAGCCGTCATGAATTTTAATATCACCGCTGATATTACGTGCATCAATGCTACCGGAACCATCATTGATTTCTAATGTACCTTCAATGTCACTCGCTGTAATTGAACCAGAACCATCGTTGATCACTGTATTAGCGACTTTGCTAATAATAATTTCACCATAGCCATCGTGCACATCAACATTAAATGAGCGAGGGATTGCAACGGTTAAATCAATGCGAGTTTGTTTGTTGGTTTGATATTCACATTGACCTGCACTAAGTGCTGCGTTATTGCCTTTGGCTTTAAGGTCTAAGCAGTATTCATCATGAGGCTTTTCTTGATAAATCTCGGCTTTAACGGTCACTTGATCACTGTCACTACCGGTAATGTGTAAAAAACCAGAGCCCGCTTCTACTTTTAAAGCGCTTAATGATGCTGCATCTAGCGTGAGGTTTTTAGTTGCTTGTAGAGGCATTTCACCCCAAGCAAATGTCTGTGCTGATAATAAACCTGCGGCAATGAGTGAGAGTGTTTTTACTGTACTTAACATGGTTCTTCCCTTTCATATATGTGGTGTTATTAGCTTAGTCGCAGGCGCTGATAAAAAAGGTTTAAACTATTTAAAAACTTTTGGGAAAAACCGCTTTACTTCGTTTATTTTTTAACTAAAAAGCTCCTTATCGCTAAAAGCCTGAATACTACCGTAAAAATATACCATTATCTTTTTCTTTTGCTAATTTAAACTTTTTGGCCCCTAAGGAGTAATAATGAAAAAAATAACCTTCCTGAGTGCTTTGTTGTGCACTAGCTTTTTTGTTTGTAGCGAAGAAACAGATACAACCTTAAACGCTTATGCCGCAGGGTACGTCGCCAATTTTACCTGTAGTGCCACATTTAACGCTGGTAAAAGCAAAGATCAAATTGATATTGATGAACTTACCGGTATTTACCCTTTAATCGCAGACACTGTAAAAACACTGAAAGCTAACATTGATACTGAGCACAAGCGAGTTATTGTTGATTACGATAAAGATAAACAGCGTATATCGGTGTGGCGGCCTCGTTTAGGTTGTGTTGATTTACCCGTAGGGGCAAGCCTTCAAGCTGCAACACTCGTGCAAGCACCGTTTAAAGAAAATTTAGCCTACCAAAAGGATGATGGTAAGCCTTGGCAAACGTTAAATGGTGTTAATAAAGCTACGGGTAATAAGGCGCTTGATGAGGTTATTGCTCAGGCTTTTACTCGTCATTATGGTGAAGGCGCACGCACTTCAGCAATTTTAATAGCAAGCCCTCAGGCGATTTTAGCAGAGCAATATAAAGCAGGCTTTTCCCCAGAAACCGCACAGCGTACTTGGTCTGTTGCAAAAAGTATTGGCGCGAGCATCGTTGGTGTGGCGGTAGCGCAAAAGCGACTTGATGTTACAAAGCCTGCGGGGCTTGAAAGCTGGTCTCACCCGCTTGACCCTCGTGGCGAAATTACCCTTGAAAACTTGCTTCATATGGCATCGGGCTTAGACAGTAATAAAGCGGGCAATCGTACGGATCGTGTGTATATGGGTGGCGGTTTAGTGTCTGACACTGCAACACATACTGCGTTAGAGGTAAAGCCAGGCAGTCGCTGGAAATACGCCAATAACGACACCATGTTAGCGCTACGTGCCTTACGAGAAACGTTCAACGATGAGGCGAGCTATTTGCGTTATCCGTATGACAATTTACTCGATAAAATCGGTATGCAGCACACATTTTTAGAGTCAGATTGGCAAAGTGACTTTATTTTGTCATCGCAAGTGTGGACTACTTCAAGGGATCTTGCTCGCTTAGGGCTATTACACCTCAATAATGGCCGCTGGCAAGGGGAGCAAATATTACCAAAAGACTGGTAAAGTTATATTAGTGAACCAGCCCCTGCTCAACCCCCAGAAACGGCACCGGGATACGGCGCACAGTGGTGGCTTTATAACGAACGTTTCCCTGAGTTACCAAACGACACTATTGCAGCGCGAGGCAACCGTGGTCAATATTTGGTGATTATTCCAAGCGAGCAGTTAGTGATTGTAAGGCGAGGGTACGACCTTGCAGGGCTTAAAGGCTTTAGTGAACATGACTTTACCCGTGATGTTTTAAAAGCACTGGGTAGATAAGAGTGGATTTAAGAAACACTAGAAAAAGATGCACCTAAAAAGGTGCATCTAACTGAACATCATTTACTTATGGCGGCCTTGTAAACAGCTCACCACATCAGCCAATGATAGGCCTTGGCGCTGTAATAACACAGTTAAGTGATACAGTAAGTCTGCCGATTCATTGGTTAATTCATCGTTATCATGTTTCATGGCTGCAAGGGCAACTTCAACACCTTCTTCCCCCACTTTTTGGCAACTACGGCTTAAGTCTTTTGCAAATAAAGACGCTGTGTAGCTTTTGCTTGGATCATCGTCTTTACGCGAAACAATCACTTGTTCAAGCTCAGCTAAAAACGATAAGCTAGGTTTAGCATCATCGCCAAAACAGCTTTGTGTACCTAGGTGGCATGTTGGCCCAAGTGGGTTTGCCAGTACTAATAGTGAGTCGTAATCGCAGTCGGTGTGTACTGAAACGACTTCAAGGTAGTTTTCTGATGTTTCGCCTTTGGTCCATAAACGCTCTTTAGAACGCGAGTAAAAGGTTACTTTTTGCTTGTCGAAAGTGGCAGCTAATGCATCTTGATTCATAAAGCCTTGCATTAAAATTACCCCAGAGCGTGCGTCTTGCACGATAGCTGGGATCAATTCGCTTTTGGCAAAATCGACTTGAGAAAGAGTGTCTTTGGTTAATTGCATAGTCTTGCCGCTACATTATTATCGATTAAAAATTGTTTTAGTTCGCCAATATCAATGACGCTCTTGTGAAATACGCTGGCAGCGAGCGCGCCATCAACTTGGCTTTGTTGAAATACATCAACAAAATCTTGCATCGTCCCTGCGCCACCTGAAGCAATCAGAGGAATATCGCACAGTGCACGCATTTTTGATAGCTGAACATTGTCGTAGCCTTTACGCACGCCATCTTGGTTCATGCAGTTGAGTACAATTTCACCAGCGCCTAGGTCTTGCACGCGCTTAACCCATTCTTCGGTTTTGTAGCGAGTACGGCTTGATGCATTTGGGTCGCCAGTCAGCTGGTACACTAAATACTCGCCAGTGTTTTCATCATAAAAGCTATCAATACCCACAACCACGCATTGTTTACCAAACTCATCGTGTAACTCTTTGATAAGCTCTGGGCGAGCAATTGCAGGGCTATTAATACTGATTTTATCTGCACCACGTTCTAAAACACGTGCTGCATCGGCAACAGATTTAATGCCGCCTGCCACACAAAATGGAATATCAATGTGGCGTGCAATATTCTCTACCCAATTAACATCAAGTAGGCGTTTTTCGACGCTGGCACTGATTTCATAAAACACTAGTTCATCCGCACCGGCATCGCTGTATGCCTTAGCAAGCGTTAAAATATCACCAACCACTTCATGGCCTTTAAATTTAACACCTTTAACGACTTGGCCGTCTTTTACATCTAAACA from Pseudoalteromonas sp. N1230-9 includes the following:
- a CDS encoding GGDEF domain-containing protein; its protein translation is MVVEDARKHQVELLSQFAAKLSLSCKGLDIELDNRLAKYRNALRKGVDFQLLEPFINDILGLLKNQETKQMALQRELNDTVLDAGKQLQKVKGLPDDARRTLRHLLDHELNNIQSNHDFVPLLSKLIVIYHQALQAKLSAANEAEALIKPELAKQLMLLANDLVLEDESAEQIKSIKNKITYNDSVDDLLDTAIDIITIITRNMSKERQSAQSFLISLNQTIEDLHHSIVSTSKHSESLSAEYETLNKQIESKIKNLHKKTQDATSISALKELVEEELKSLSDDLIAKEKLEHTERENLLASFNDINSRIGHLESKLTTYKQRLNEQRFKSLLDGLTKLPNRAAFDERFNHEFHLFDAQESDLTLVVIDVDHFKSINDKYGHSAGDKTLQVIAKALQKSIRKSDFIARYGGEEFVMLMTGMSLDNASLPLEKLRKTIQAIPFKFKDTQVEITISIGATQLKKGDTPIIAFDRADDALYRAKNEGRNRVCVSR
- a CDS encoding M61 family metallopeptidase, which codes for MKKLLAMSILAACSSSTFADVNYSLSITEPEHHLGNVSVEFPETAQAHLDIKLPAWRTGRYEILNLANGVRFFEAKDDDGKALKWEKIDHSTWRVHLNEPTQVNVDYQVYANELGKRARHIDDSHAFIDASGFFMFSESFRQDPVTVNLNVPKAWRSVSGMENAGSKHSFKAADYDILVDSPIESGINELHKFTVDGREYELVIWGDGNYNVEQMLTDLKKLVATGNVIWDSYPYERYVFMVHATSGAGGATEHLNSTIIQRPRDRFGSRKDYLAFISTAAHEFIHTWNVKAYRPKGIAPYDYTNINYTKTLWIAEGSTSYFEDHLMVRSGIETTDEFFGTLTKTINRHLQTPGREVQSATETSFDKWINQGGDHARNYSTNIYLEGSLISMALDIDLLEKSDGKISYRDVHRALYNKHRLPDGFTPDDVKAILKELTGRDYSAWWQANVDEPAAIDFDALLEKVGLGLIRPEGAKSVPSIDSFAKNSGELLTLTHVRRGGAAWQAGLTTDDKIVAFNKKHVGKDLTASLETFKAGDTVTVDFIRRDALQSTTLTLSEDFDKEKKVKALKDATPAQMALFKAWMGVDHPNQEK
- a CDS encoding glycosyltransferase family 25 protein — protein: MTAIFVINLASSTERLNHVSQELKAQNLPFERIHAVDGRELSESAIAQHYSADLNLKKYHKPLSKGEIGCYLSHRKAWQTIVDRQLDYAIILEDDFVLDRSIHSAIENINTLKQPWQLIKLAAYKARQRGIAFTKPLSDEQHLVIHKKLMSGCCATAVSLAGAKALLRATATFGRPVDCDLQHVWETGVYGYSLLPYPVSQPENSQSDIRDRSNKVKKSFWRRKKQQLHSALLNTKYTKQFVKAQQTPNKKKGAAAPLLPVKNH
- a CDS encoding DUF1289 domain-containing protein; translation: MTNSHKENSQFKTDCVGQCHRLKGYCTGCGRSNDEIFDWIILSEQEKQTILNTPRPDIKNK
- a CDS encoding serine hydrolase domain-containing protein gives rise to the protein MKKITFLSALLCTSFFVCSEETDTTLNAYAAGYVANFTCSATFNAGKSKDQIDIDELTGIYPLIADTVKTLKANIDTEHKRVIVDYDKDKQRISVWRPRLGCVDLPVGASLQAATLVQAPFKENLAYQKDDGKPWQTLNGVNKATGNKALDEVIAQAFTRHYGEGARTSAILIASPQAILAEQYKAGFSPETAQRTWSVAKSIGASIVGVAVAQKRLDVTKPAGLESWSHPLDPRGEITLENLLHMASGLDSNKAGNRTDRVYMGGGLVSDTATHTALEVKPGSRWKYANNDTMLALRALRETFNDEASYLRYPYDNLLDKIGMQHTFLESDWQSDFILSSQVWTTSRDLARLGLLHLNNGRWQGEQILPKDW
- the hisIE gene encoding bifunctional phosphoribosyl-AMP cyclohydrolase/phosphoribosyl-ATP diphosphatase HisIE, translated to MQLTKDTLSQVDFAKSELIPAIVQDARSGVILMQGFMNQDALAATFDKQKVTFYSRSKERLWTKGETSENYLEVVSVHTDCDYDSLLVLANPLGPTCHLGTQSCFGDDAKPSLSFLAELEQVIVSRKDDDPSKSYTASLFAKDLSRSCQKVGEEGVEVALAAMKHDNDELTNESADLLYHLTVLLQRQGLSLADVVSCLQGRHK
- the hisF gene encoding imidazole glycerol phosphate synthase subunit HisF, coding for MLSKRIIPCLDVKDGQVVKGVKFKGHEVVGDILTLAKAYSDAGADELVFYEISASVEKRLLDVNWVENIARHIDIPFCVAGGIKSVADAARVLERGADKISINSPAIARPELIKELHDEFGKQCVVVGIDSFYDENTGEYLVYQLTGDPNASSRTRYKTEEWVKRVQDLGAGEIVLNCMNQDGVRKGYDNVQLSKMRALCDIPLIASGGAGTMQDFVDVFQQSQVDGALAASVFHKSVIDIGELKQFLIDNNVAARLCN